One window of the Eucalyptus grandis isolate ANBG69807.140 chromosome 6, ASM1654582v1, whole genome shotgun sequence genome contains the following:
- the LOC104415042 gene encoding LOW QUALITY PROTEIN: E3 ubiquitin-protein ligase PUB24 (The sequence of the model RefSeq protein was modified relative to this genomic sequence to represent the inferred CDS: inserted 2 bases in 2 codons; substituted 2 bases at 2 genomic stop codons), whose product MDDVLDVPKYFTCPISLQLMGDPVTTVTGITYDRESIEHWLLDGKNATCPVTKQLLTKDSDLTPNLTLRRLIQSWRDENASRVVNCLPNLRAPLDRSCLLKLVRDIRWHRLQIETLRRIKVLAVGNERNRNLMIEVGVPKAVMSYVANCCDENRTIGLEEALSILVLLRVPSATAKLLIGQNDXIIKTLTWVLGCEVNNCVAVRSHTLIVLKRMFKAASSSELERLKSEFLQTIIRLLRNGITQQAVNASLHILLDSCRWVRNRAMMVEHGAVFELIELELGFPEKKTTELILGVLFRLCSCADGRAQXMGHRCGIAVVXKRILNVSQSADEWAVLILSMLSKFSGXSMFVREMLMVGAVSKLGLLLQADCATYLKEKAREILKTHFDEWRKSPCIDDTLLTRVAR is encoded by the exons ATGGACGATGTTCTTGATGTCCCCAAGTACTTCACGTGTCCCATTTCTCTGCAGTTGATGGGAGACCCCGTGACCACCGTCACCGGCATCACATATGACAGAGAGAGCATCGAGCACTGGCTTCTCGACGGCAAGAATGCGACCTGCCCCGTCACGAAGCAGCTGTTGACGAAGGACTCCGACCTGACCCCGAACCTCACCCTCCGCAGGCTGATCCAGTCGTGGCGTGACGAGAACGCCTCTCGGGTTGTCAACTGCCTTCCCAACCTGAGAGCGCCCCTCGACAGGTCTTGCTTGCTCAAACTCGTCAGAGACATCCGATGGCATCGATTGCAGATCGAGACCCTGAGACGCATTAAGGTGCTTGCGGTAGGGAACGAGCGAAATAGAAATCTTATGATAGAGGTTGGCGTGCCCAAGGCTGTAATGTCATACGTTGCAAATTGTTGCGACGAAAACCGGACCATTGGTCTCGAGGAAGCATTGAGCATACTAGTACTACTTCGAGTCCCATCCGCAACTGCAAAGCTACTCATCGGCCAAAACGATTAGATCATCAAAACGCTGACTTGGGTTTTAGGTTGTGAAGTAAACAATTGCGTCGCCGTGAGATCACACACGCTTATAGTCCTCAAAAGGATGTTCAAAGCGGCGAGCTCCTCAGAGCTAGAAAGATTGAAAAGCGAGTTCTTACAAACAATCATCCGTCTCCTAAGGAACGGCATCACTCAACAGGCAGTAAATGCGTCGCTCCATATATTGCTAGACTCGTGCCGATGGGTGAGAAACCGTGCCATGATGGTGGAGCATGGCGCCGTGTTTGAGCTCATCGAGCTGGAACTAGGGTTTCCGGAGAAGAAAACCACTGAGCTAATCCTCGGAGTCTTGTTCCGCCTATGCTCTTGCGCCGACGGGAGGGCTCAGTAGATGGGCCACAGATGCGGGATCGCCGTGG TCAAGAGGATTCTGAATGTCTCACAATCCGCGGACGAGTGGGCTGTCCTCATACTTTCAATGCTGAGCAAGTTTTCGG ATTCGATGTTTGTTCGGGAGATGCTAATGGTCGGAGCTGTGTCGAAGCTTGGCTTGTTGTTACAAGCGGATTGCGCGACGTACTTGAAAGAGAAAGCTCGAGAGATACTTAAGACGCACTTCGACGAATGGAGGAAGTCTCCTTGCATCGATGATACGCTCTTAACTAGGGTTGCGAGGTGA
- the LOC104446962 gene encoding LOW QUALITY PROTEIN: E3 ubiquitin-protein ligase PUB22 (The sequence of the model RefSeq protein was modified relative to this genomic sequence to represent the inferred CDS: inserted 1 base in 1 codon) encodes MPMEEVEIPSFFLCPISLQLMKDPVTVPTGITYDRESIEKWLFSAKSSTCPVTKQAIPDCELTPNHTLRRLIQSWCTLNAAHGIERIPTPRPPISKSQIAKLLHEAESPDMRNKCLKRLRSIATENATNRCCMEAAGAADFLATLVKNETSVSSTLLDETLSDCLSFEVTTRPLDEALAVLYHLQLSKASLKNLIGNDGVFVDSLTRIMRSGTCDSRAYAVMLLKSMFEVADIIQLSRLRKELFVEVVRLLRDQVSQKATKSALKLLILACPMGRNRVKAVKASAVXVLIDLLLDSCNKRQSETILLLLDVLCQCAEGRAKLLEHGAGIAIVSKRILRVSETANERCVRILLSISKFSATPSIVQEMLQVGVAAKLCLVLQVEGRRETKEKAREILKLHARAWKNSPCIPADFLSSYPA; translated from the exons ATGCCAATGGAGGAAGTCGAAATTCCCTCGTTCTTCCTATGCCCGATTTCTCTCCAGCTCATGAAGGACCCTGTCACGGTGCCGACCGGGATAACGTATGACCGTGAGAGCATCGAGAAGTGGTTGTTCTCCGCCAAGAGCAGCACGTGCCCGGTGACCAAGCAAGCGATTCCAGACTGCGAATTGACACCCAACCACACGCTCCGGCGGCTCATCCAATCGTGGTGCACCCTCAACGCTGCGCATGGCATCGAAAGGATTCCGACCCCAAGACCTCCCATAAGCAAGTCCCAGATTGCTAAGCTCCTCCACGAGGCTGAGTCCCCAGACATGCGAAACAAGTGTCTCAAAAGACTGCGGTCGATCGCTACCGAGAACGCCACTAATCGATGCTGCATGGAAGCCGCTGGTGCCGCTGACTTCTTGGCGACACTAGTGAAAAATGAAACCTCGGTGAGCTCTACATTACTAGATGAAACATTGTCCGACTGTCTGAGTTTTGAGGTCACAACTAGACCGCTCGATGAGGCTCTGGCCGTACTTTATCACCTACAACTTTCTAAAGCCAGCCTTAAGAACCTCATAGGCAATGACGGAGTGTTTGTCGACTCGTTGACTCGAATCATGCGGAGCGGAACCTGCGACTCTAGGGCATACGCAGTCATGTTACTAAAGTCCATGTTTGAAGTTGCTGATATTATTCAACTGTCAAGATTGAGGAAGGAATTGTTCGTTGAAGTAGTTCGACTTCTGCGTGATCAAGTCTCACAGAAGGCAACGAAATCTGCATTGAAACTGCTTATCCTTGCCTGCCCAATGGGTCGTAACCGAGTCAAAGCCGTGAAAGCCAGTGCCG CGGTCTTGATCGATCTTCTCcttgattcatgcaacaaaagGCAGAGCGAAACGATCCTTTTGCTTTTGGACGTGCTGTGCCAATGCGCAGAGGGAAGAGCCAAGTTGTTGGAGCACGGAGCAGGGATCGCCATTGTGTCGAAGAGGATACTAAGGGTTTCGGAGACAGCGAACGAGAGATGTGTCAGGATTCTCTTGTCCATCTCCAAGTTCTCGGCAACACCGAGCATTGTGCAAGAGATGTTGCAAGTAGGCGTTGCCGCGAAGTTGTGTCTAGTCCTCCAAGTTGAGGGCAGGAGAGAGACGAAGGAAAAGGCGAGAGAGATTCTCAAATTGCATGCCCGGGCATGGAAGAATTCTCCGTGTATTCCTGCTGacttcctttcttcttatcCAGCATGA